One Sphingomonas endolithica DNA segment encodes these proteins:
- a CDS encoding citrate synthase → MSDPAKLAVDGKDLDLTVMSGSVGPDVIDIRKLYAQTGKFTYDPGFTSTASCDSAITYIDGDEGVLLHRGYPIGQLAEQSSFMEVSYLLLNGELPSQEELDQFSHTISRHTMLHEQLATFYRGFRRDAHPMAIMCGVVGALSAFYHDSSDITDPYQRMIASHRLIAKMPTIAAAAYKYSVGQPFMYPDNSLSYTGNFLRMTFGVPAEPYVVNPIVERAMDRIFILHADHEQNASTSTVRLAGSSGANPFACIAAGIACLWGPAHGGANEAALNMLREIGTVDRIPEYIARAKDKNDPFRLMGFGHRVYKNYDPRATVMQQTVREVLGELGVTDPVFDVALKLEEMALSDPYFIEKKLFPNVDFYSGVILSAIGFPTTMFTALFALARTVGWVAQWNEMIADPEQKIGRPRQLYTGPTQRDYAPVGQR, encoded by the coding sequence ATGAGCGACCCCGCAAAGCTGGCCGTCGACGGCAAGGATCTGGATCTCACCGTCATGTCGGGCAGCGTCGGCCCCGACGTGATCGATATCCGCAAACTCTATGCCCAGACGGGCAAGTTCACCTACGATCCCGGCTTCACCTCGACCGCCTCGTGCGACAGCGCGATCACCTATATCGATGGTGACGAAGGCGTGCTGCTGCACCGCGGCTATCCGATCGGCCAGCTGGCGGAGCAATCGAGCTTCATGGAGGTCAGCTACCTGCTGCTCAACGGCGAGCTGCCGTCGCAGGAAGAGCTCGACCAGTTCAGCCACACGATCAGCCGCCACACCATGCTGCACGAACAGCTCGCAACCTTCTATCGCGGCTTCCGGCGCGATGCGCACCCGATGGCGATCATGTGCGGCGTCGTTGGCGCGCTCAGCGCCTTCTATCACGATTCGAGCGACATCACCGATCCCTACCAGCGCATGATCGCCAGCCATCGCCTGATCGCCAAGATGCCGACGATCGCGGCGGCCGCCTATAAATATTCGGTCGGGCAGCCGTTCATGTATCCGGACAATTCGCTGTCCTACACCGGCAACTTCCTGCGCATGACGTTCGGCGTTCCGGCCGAGCCTTACGTCGTCAACCCGATCGTCGAGCGCGCGATGGACCGTATCTTCATCCTCCACGCCGATCACGAGCAGAACGCCTCGACCTCGACCGTCCGGCTTGCCGGGTCGTCGGGCGCCAATCCGTTCGCGTGCATCGCCGCCGGCATCGCCTGCCTGTGGGGCCCGGCGCATGGCGGCGCCAACGAAGCGGCGCTCAACATGCTGCGCGAGATCGGCACGGTCGATCGCATTCCGGAATATATCGCCCGCGCAAAGGACAAGAACGATCCGTTCCGCCTGATGGGCTTCGGCCACCGCGTGTACAAGAATTACGATCCGCGCGCGACCGTGATGCAGCAGACGGTGCGCGAAGTGCTGGGCGAACTCGGCGTCACCGATCCGGTGTTCGACGTCGCGCTGAAGCTCGAGGAGATGGCGCTGAGCGATCCGTACTTCATCGAGAAGAAGCTGTTCCCGAACGTCGACTTCTACTCGGGCGTCATCCTGTCGGCGATCGGTTTCCCGACGACGATGTTCACCGCCCTGTTTGCGCTCGCCCGCACCGTCGGCTGGGTCGCACAGTGGAACGAGATGATCGCCGATCCGGAGCAGAAGATCGGTCGCCCACGCCAGCTGTATACCGGCCCCACCCAGCGCGAT
- the gltX gene encoding glutamate--tRNA ligase, with product MSAIAEPGAIASGTPQATKVVTRFAPSPTGFLHIGGARTALFNWLFARHHGGDFLLRIEDTDRARSTQPAIDAILDSMTWLGLDWDGDTVYQFARAARHAEVANELLASGHAYKCYATAEELTALRESQKAAKQPMRYDGRWRDRPASEAPEGAPYVVRIKAPKDGATTIEDRVQGPVTVQNAELDDFVLLRSDGTPTYMLAVVVDDHDMGVTHVIRGDDHLNNAFRQLTVIRGMGWPEPIYAHIPLIHGTDGAKLSKRHGAIGVDSYRDELGILPEALGNYLLRLGWGHGDDEVISREQAIEWFELAGVGKSPSRFDLKKLENLNGHYIRSADDARLAGLVAERLEFAVSPEQLDLLRRAMPALKPRAANLNELAGNTAFLFRTRPLLLDNDAAALLTAESRALLASAHSKLDALGRWDTESLEDAVRQTAEESGTKLGQIAQPLRAALTGKKTSPGIFEVLELLGREESLGRIADQMTA from the coding sequence TTGAGCGCAATAGCCGAACCGGGAGCGATCGCTTCCGGCACCCCCCAGGCGACGAAAGTCGTCACGCGTTTCGCACCATCGCCGACAGGCTTCCTGCATATCGGCGGGGCGCGCACCGCCTTGTTCAACTGGCTGTTCGCGCGCCATCATGGCGGCGACTTCCTGCTGCGCATCGAGGATACCGATCGCGCGCGCTCGACCCAACCGGCGATCGACGCAATCCTCGATTCAATGACGTGGCTGGGCCTCGATTGGGACGGCGACACCGTCTACCAATTCGCCCGTGCCGCGCGCCATGCCGAGGTCGCCAATGAGCTGCTCGCCAGCGGGCACGCCTATAAATGCTATGCGACCGCCGAAGAGCTGACGGCGCTCCGCGAGAGCCAGAAGGCCGCCAAGCAGCCGATGCGCTATGACGGCCGCTGGCGCGACCGACCGGCGAGCGAAGCCCCCGAGGGCGCGCCTTATGTCGTCCGCATCAAGGCCCCCAAGGATGGCGCGACCACGATCGAGGACCGGGTCCAGGGGCCGGTCACCGTGCAGAATGCCGAGCTCGACGATTTCGTCCTGCTGCGTTCGGACGGCACGCCGACCTACATGCTCGCGGTCGTCGTCGACGATCACGACATGGGCGTCACGCACGTCATCCGCGGCGACGATCATCTCAACAACGCCTTCCGCCAGCTGACCGTGATCCGCGGCATGGGCTGGCCCGAGCCGATCTATGCCCATATCCCGCTGATCCACGGCACCGATGGCGCGAAGCTCTCCAAGCGGCACGGCGCGATCGGGGTCGATTCCTACCGCGACGAGCTCGGCATCCTGCCCGAGGCGCTGGGCAATTACCTGCTCCGCCTGGGCTGGGGCCATGGCGACGACGAAGTGATCAGCCGCGAACAGGCGATCGAGTGGTTCGAACTTGCCGGCGTCGGCAAATCGCCGTCCCGCTTCGACCTGAAGAAGCTGGAGAACCTGAACGGCCACTATATCCGCAGCGCCGATGACGCACGCCTCGCAGGGCTGGTCGCCGAGCGACTCGAATTTGCGGTATCGCCCGAGCAGCTCGACCTGCTGCGGCGCGCCATGCCGGCGCTGAAGCCGCGCGCCGCCAACCTGAACGAGCTTGCCGGCAACACTGCGTTTCTGTTCCGCACCCGTCCTCTCCTGCTGGACAACGACGCAGCAGCACTACTCACCGCGGAATCGCGGGCGCTGCTCGCATCGGCGCACAGCAAGCTTGACGCGCTTGGCCGCTGGGATACGGAGAGCCTCGAAGACGCGGTTCGGCAGACGGCCGAGGAATCGGGTACGAAGCTCGGCCAAATTGCCCAGCCTCTGCGCGCGGCCTTGACCGGCAAGAAGACCTCCCCCGGCATCTTCGAGGTACTCGAACTCCTCGGTCGCGAGGAAAGCCTCGGCCGGATCGCCGATCAGATGACCGCCTGA